A stretch of Nonomuraea africana DNA encodes these proteins:
- a CDS encoding carbohydrate ABC transporter permease has protein sequence MSTTLTAPRHTRALPSTRVRARRRRILSWIATHALAVAVAVMFLGPLVLVALTALMSDEQALTNNLWPESWQWSNFADVFARSHLLGWTLNTLMYAGLGTLFMLVSSVPVAYALARLRFRGRRLAFLLVVTTMMLPPQVVAVPVYLIWARAGLTDTLWPLILPMLLGDAFSIFLLRQFLITIPREYTDAARVDGCTDFRTLVRVIIPMARPAIAAVALFQFFYCWNDYYGPLLYTGINQDNWTLSLGLATFKAFHSVQWNLTMAATLLVTAPVLIVFFFAQKVFIEGVTLTGVKG, from the coding sequence GTGAGCACGACGCTGACCGCGCCCAGGCACACCAGGGCGCTGCCCTCGACGCGCGTGCGGGCCAGGCGGCGCCGGATCCTGTCGTGGATCGCCACCCACGCGCTGGCGGTGGCGGTGGCGGTGATGTTCCTCGGGCCGCTGGTGCTGGTCGCGCTGACCGCGCTGATGAGCGACGAGCAGGCGCTGACCAACAACCTGTGGCCCGAGTCGTGGCAGTGGTCCAACTTCGCCGACGTGTTCGCCAGGTCGCACCTGCTCGGCTGGACGCTGAACACGCTCATGTACGCGGGCCTCGGCACGCTGTTCATGCTGGTGTCGTCGGTGCCCGTGGCCTACGCGCTGGCCAGACTGCGCTTCAGGGGCCGCAGGCTGGCCTTCCTGCTGGTCGTCACCACGATGATGCTGCCGCCCCAGGTGGTCGCCGTGCCGGTCTACCTCATCTGGGCGCGCGCGGGGCTCACCGACACCCTGTGGCCGCTCATCCTGCCCATGCTGCTGGGTGACGCGTTCTCCATCTTCCTGCTGCGGCAGTTCCTCATCACGATCCCGCGCGAGTACACCGATGCGGCCAGGGTGGACGGCTGCACGGACTTCAGGACCCTGGTCCGGGTGATCATCCCCATGGCCAGGCCGGCGATCGCCGCGGTGGCGCTGTTCCAGTTCTTCTACTGCTGGAACGACTACTACGGCCCGCTGCTCTACACCGGTATCAACCAGGACAACTGGACGCTGTCGCTGGGCCTGGCGACGTTCAAGGCCTTCCACAGCGTGCAGTGGAACCTGACCATGGCGGCCACCCTGCTGGTGACCGCGCCGGTGCTCATCGTGTTCTTCTTCGCCCAGAAGGTCTTCATCGAGGGCGTCACTCTGACAGGAGTAAAAGGTTGA
- a CDS encoding 6-phospho-beta-glucosidase, producing the protein MKLAVVGGGSTYTPELIDGFARLRDELPLTEIALVDPDGSRLELVAGISRRMLDRAGHPAKVLATSSVREGVAGAQAVLFQLRVGGQAARDVDETLPLRCGCVGQETTGAGGLAKALRTVPVVLELAEQVRAHAPEAWIVDFTNPVGIVTRALLDAGHRAIGLCNVAIGFQRRFAGRLGVDPSRVSLGHVGLNHLTWERSVMVDGMDVLPKLIAEDGQSIADDIGLPVELVTRLGVVPSYYLRYFYAHDLVVAEQRAKPSRAAEVAAMEAELLKLYADPSVDTKPALLEKRGGAFYSEAAVALIASLLGDRGDTQVVNVRNAGALPFLPDEAVIEVPAVVGAGGAVPLPVPAVEPLYAGLIANVSAYESVALEAALRGGADRVRNALLAHPLIGQEAVAGELTRLLLEANRAHLPWVVSA; encoded by the coding sequence TTGAAACTCGCCGTTGTCGGGGGCGGCTCGACGTACACGCCCGAGCTGATCGACGGATTCGCGCGCCTGCGGGACGAGCTGCCGCTGACCGAGATCGCCCTCGTGGATCCGGACGGCTCCCGCCTGGAGCTGGTGGCGGGGATCTCCCGCAGGATGCTGGACCGGGCGGGGCATCCGGCCAAGGTCCTCGCCACCTCCTCCGTGCGGGAGGGCGTGGCGGGCGCCCAGGCGGTGCTGTTCCAGCTCAGGGTCGGCGGGCAGGCAGCGCGCGACGTGGACGAGACGCTGCCGCTGCGGTGCGGTTGCGTCGGGCAGGAGACCACGGGCGCGGGCGGGCTGGCCAAGGCGTTGCGCACCGTTCCCGTGGTGCTGGAGCTGGCCGAGCAGGTGCGCGCGCACGCGCCCGAGGCCTGGATCGTGGACTTCACCAACCCGGTCGGCATCGTGACCCGCGCCCTGCTCGACGCGGGGCACCGGGCGATCGGGCTGTGCAATGTGGCCATCGGCTTCCAGCGCAGGTTCGCCGGGCGTCTGGGGGTCGACCCCTCGCGGGTCTCCCTCGGTCACGTCGGGCTCAACCACCTGACGTGGGAGCGCTCCGTCATGGTGGACGGCATGGACGTGCTGCCGAAGCTGATCGCCGAGGACGGCCAGTCCATCGCCGACGACATCGGGCTGCCCGTGGAGCTGGTGACCAGGCTTGGCGTGGTCCCCTCCTACTACCTGCGCTACTTCTACGCCCACGACCTGGTGGTGGCCGAGCAGCGGGCCAAGCCGTCGCGCGCGGCCGAGGTGGCGGCGATGGAGGCGGAGCTGCTGAAGCTGTACGCCGACCCCTCCGTCGACACCAAGCCCGCGCTGCTGGAGAAGCGCGGCGGCGCCTTCTACTCCGAGGCGGCGGTGGCGCTCATCGCCTCCCTGCTCGGCGACAGGGGCGACACCCAGGTGGTGAACGTGCGCAACGCGGGGGCGCTGCCGTTCCTGCCCGACGAGGCGGTCATCGAGGTGCCCGCCGTCGTGGGGGCGGGCGGCGCCGTACCGCTGCCGGTGCCCGCGGTGGAGCCCCTGTACGCCGGCCTGATCGCGAACGTGTCGGCCTACGAGAGCGTGGCCCTCGAGGCCGCGCTGCGCGGCGGGGCCGACAGGGTCCGCAACGCGCTGCTGGCGCATCCGCTGATCGGCCAGGAGGCCGTCGCCGGCGAGCTGACCCGCCTGCTCCTCGAGGCCAACAGGGCGCACCTGCCGTGGGTGGTGTCGGCGTGA